The Triticum aestivum cultivar Chinese Spring chromosome 6D, IWGSC CS RefSeq v2.1, whole genome shotgun sequence genomic sequence ATATTAATTTACATAGTAACTCTGAAAGAATGGCAACTGATACAACCAGCAGCAATGTGCAAAACATTACCTGTTAACTGGGATTTTCTCTCTGTATTGGCAGTTGCTTTAATTGACGGTTCATTTAATAGCATGCATGATTCAGACAAAAATAAAGTTAGCAGCGATACTGTGCAAGGAAATGAAATATCTTGATACGCTAAACCATGGTGGACAGTCCATTTATCTGATAGGACCAAAATGTTGATTTGATCAGGTGGAAGGGAAGCCTCCTTCCTGCTGCTTGGAGCTTTTGAATGCTATTTTGATGCCACAACATGAACTGCAATTCAACATTTATGTAGTTTTGGCAAAGACAAGTTCATGTACTCTGTATTTAGGTGAGCTTGTGTCGTAAACACGGCAATGAGCGTAGCTGTATGGTGAGTACATGTGACTGAAGAATTCAAAAAGCATAATGGCAGGGagtcatttatttatttttgtcagGCGTATGTTTGGGCCAGTAAATCTTATTCAATGCAAGGACTTCTGATGAATCCCACAATGTAAAAAAACAACAGAAGTGTGAATcacaagtgttattttttcatgCAACAAATCTAGGGCAAATCAACTTGTCTGGTAGCGTAGCTCAAACTTCAGACATGTTGAGGGCCATTTGACATtattaactactccctctgttccctaatataagacattttagctTTTTCTTGATTCGTATGTATTTAGACACATTTTAGTATGTATGTTCACTCATTTTAGCATGTATGTAGTCAATATTTTGAAATAGCTAAAAGGTCATATAttagggaacggagggagtactatgaatGGATTGATAAGAGAAAAGTTCAACAAAACTATCCTTATCTTAACTGACCTAAAGACTGATATCTGAAGTCAATTCTTCCCATGGAACTCCAGCAGTAGCAAAACATGTTCATCTTCCTTTCTtttggttggttggttggttggaGACAGGAGGAATCTAGACTTGTTGATTTGCTTTGACTTCCCAAATCAACATTGCCGGCCCACTTTTAATGGGTTCACAACTGGTTGGCACATCACATCACTCACACTGATAATTTATATGCAACTTGGAACAAGTCAAGTCACCCAAAAAAAAAGGTCAGTCAACTGAAGGCTAGCAGCAATGCCATGCCAATTCAGTTGTCATTTCAGACAATGTCATCATGTCATGTCGTCGACAAAACAGATTCTTCACTGGATTCATTTAGCCAATTCTCCATACTGCATTTATATTATACCCATCACAGATTCACAAACAAATGAAAATGCCTATTCATACCCAGAATGTGCTGACAACCATACAATTAACCTCGCAAAGCTCAGCTCCAAAAAAAAACCATGGTATCTATCTACTGTCCAACAAAGTGCCAAACAATCATAGTGGCGCAGGAACACCGAAGAATTATTGCCTCCGCCATTTCTAGGTGTTCACAATATACAATTACATGATATCTCTGATTTTCTTTCTTGTTGTACTTTACACTCACCGTGATCCGACACAAGCTCAACACCAACATCAGACAAAAATTAATTCAATTAGGCCATATATGTACAGGAAGAGGAAGaatgtcatcagcagcagcagatCATCCGCCAGCCGGTAGGGGATCACCGTGCCTTAGTGGCGTGGCCGTTGGTGGCCCTCGAACCACGGCGCGCATCGCTGCCTCCACGTGGCGACGACCGTTGGTGCACTGCAGCAGAGCGTCCGTGGGCGCGGTCCCTGGATGACGTCCCGCTCCCTCCTCTTGCCTCCCTTGTCCGGCTCTTCAGTGCCTCGATCTGCTCGAGCGTCTCGAGGACCTCCTTCATCGACGGCCTGCTCCTGGGCTCACCGGCAAGGCAGTTCAGCGTCAGCTGCGCCGCCTGGTGGGATTGTTTGGAGTTGTACTGGCCCTCGAACTGAGGGTCCATGAGGCGGGCGAGCTTTCGCCGGTCAGCCAAGTAGGGCTTCGCCCAGTCAACCAGGCTCTGTTGCCCATTCGGACGGTTGGGGTCCAGCGCTCGCTTGCCAGACAGCATCTCCAGCATCACGACTCCGAAACCGTAAACGTCGCTCTTGACATACAAATGGCCTGGACATGGTTCAGAGCATATGGTGAGAACAGCAATCAACAGCTAAGAAAGCAACTTGTAAATTCCAAATTTTGTATGGATAACTGGATGAATGAAGCTACCAACAACTTGAGAAGGTATTATAGTCAGATAATGAATTCAGAATCACATATGGGATGCACACTAACTGGAAATAGTAAATGCATGGTATGAGCAAGTGTATGGTCTTTTCATAGATGGTGGAAGCAGAGGAATGCCCATTTGACATAAAAGGTATTGTTAGCAGATGGAGTAGTTTAATTTGAGAAACTGTCTACTAGACAGGAGCAATTGTCATGGCCCATGAATGGTTGACAAATCTATTTGATGTAAAACTCTAAATTTGGAAAAAACCAAAGTGAGAATTCATTTGCTATATGGGGATACTAAACCTATCGGGCATGTGTTTATGCTTCAGTTTGTACCATGGCTGGCACAACGACTGCAGGCAGCATTATCTGATCATATATATATCTGTGGTTCACAGGCATAAGGACACATACCGGTGGCTACGTACTCCGGAGCCGCATATCCATAGGTGCCCATGACCCTGGTCGTGATATGAGAGTTGCTACCAGTTGGTCCAAGCTTAGCAAGCCCAAAGTCGGAGAGCTTTGCGTTATAACTCTGCAAAAATAAAAATGCAGTCAGCACTTGACCTTGATAAACAGACAACAGATAAAAGGGTGCATTGTATAGCACAACACTTACTGCATCCAGAAGAATATTGGAAGCCTTGAAATCCCTGTAGATAACTTGCTTCTCTGATGCATGCAAGAACGCAAGTCCTCGAGCTGCGCCAATGGCTATCTTCAGCCTCAGCTCCCATGACAGTGGAGCACATCCTTCTACAGAAATGCAATAGGTTCCCATATCAGTATTTTTAAGTCAACTGGTTGCTCAAGAATTGCAAACACTTCACATAGTGGCAGAGGAGAAATAACACAGTGAGCATGAGCAAGCTCATGATAAAATGCCTAGAAGAAAGGGTGAATTTTTTATATTGGCAGTAATAACTCACTTCTGAAAAGATGGTTTTCCAAGCTCCCTTTGGCCATGAACTCATAGACAAGCAGCAGTTCCTTGTCCTCCCAGCAGTACCCCAACAGCTTGACGAGGTTTGGGTGCGAGAGCCTTCCCAGAAAGTTTATCTCTGACTGCAAGTTGACAACCAGAAATGTTCATCAGATACAGTAGCTGCGGCAACCTTTGGAAACAATGATTCTGTTAGACTAAACTAGGAGCACCGAGTCATGTCTGCCTGCCTAATAGTAGCATTCTATATGTACCAGAGCTGACCAAACAAAAATAGAAGCGACTACATTGTGATAAACATGTGGGTTATTGGATGTTCCTGGTCAGCAGTTGTGAACAGCTTATCATAGCACTTTCAAACAAGATGGTCCTGGTTAGCATTAGTCAAATGGCACTGCCCAGACAGCGCAGCTCCATTACGATATAATAGACCTAGCAGCCAGGACATCAGAAGTTAAACAAAGCAAACTGAGCCATAACAGTAAGCATGTAACGACCAAGAGAATCTTTAAAATTGTTGTGATTTGTTTAAACCTGGCTACTAatggcgtgtgtgtgtgtgtgcagaaaGTGGACTGTAAACTCAGCTAAAACTACAAAAGTAAACTCATAACAGTTGTTCCACATGTGCTGATCACAAGGAAAACTAAGTCAAACCCCCAAAGGTTGCTCATCAAGTTGGAATCTCAAATTTGAAGatgtatttacctgccattcctcATACCCCTGCATGCTCTCCGAGTTGAGCTTCTTGACCGCGACGACCATGCCGGTGCCGCTCTTGGTGGGGTTCATCGTCTTCTCGTCCACCCACCCCTTGTAGACCCTCCCGAACCCTCCCTCCCCGAGGACGCTGTCGGGCCTGAAGTTCTTGGTGGCCGTCTTGAGCTCGAGGAAGGTGAAGGTGCGGAGGTTGGGCGCCTCCAGGATCTGGCCCTCGAGGAAGCCCGCCGCGGCCTCGTCGAAGCCCCCGCTGGTGCCGCCGCTGCCCGCGGAGGCCATGAAGGTGCTGCTGCCCCCCGAGGAGAGCTTCCCCGTGGTGCTGTTGCTTGTGGTGACGCTGCCGCTCGTCTTGTAGTTGGATGTTCCTGTCAGCAATGAGCAACACGTTAACACACTGAATCTGATTACTGGAGAAATTTGCGAAGAGCATGGAGAGGTCCCCCTTCCGAGCAAACAGTTTGGATTGCGTCAGTAACATATGGTTGCTTCGGCCTGTATGACTCATGAAACGGGGAAAACTACTCTTTTCCCTGACAACATACTTGTAAATTAAACAGGGAAAACTAAGCATCAAGCATGGCATGGATTGGGAAACTATGGTTGTGTATATGATACTGATTCAGTTAATTCCCATCCCTGATCTCTACTGACTGCTGCTACGAAGAAGAGAGGAAATCTGAGGCTGgaagaaatcaatcgaacaacctGTCCTGATTCCTTTGACACCGCCCCTAATCAATTCGACAGACGACTGACTGACTGACGGACATGAAAGAAACAGCGGGACCTTGAGCTCCTCGGAGAACCAAGAATCAGAATCAGACTAAAACCTGAAACAGAGTCTTGGCCGACGCAACAGCCACGGCGTCTCTGCGCAGCAGACGACAGAAACGGAGGTCCGAGCAGGAACCAAGAAACCCCCCGCCGGGAGCTCGCGGGATCCAGGGACCGACGAGATCGCGTGAAAGGCATCAGCGGAAAGAGAAAAGGGGGATCCCGAATCAGGTTCCTGGAGAAGCAGATTCCTCCTCACCTGGGCTGCACGACCGGTAGTCCGCCGCCACATCGGccttccccgcgccgccgcagATGTTCCCCATCTCCCTCGGCCACTCCTCCCTCCCGCCGGAGCCAATCAGCAGAAACGACGGAAGAGGGTTGCTTGCGGAGGAGGAGACCcgggggaggcggaggcggaggaggaggaaggagacgagtATGGAATggagaagggaggagggggaggggaagtcAAGGGGGGCTGGCTCGATAAGTAAGCGGAGACTCGAGTGCTTGCAAGGGGGGACGGACGAAGGAGACGCTGCAAACTGAAGGGAGAAAGTCTCCGGCTTTGTTTGTTCCTCCGTCTCCGTGTGGGcgtggccggccggcctccgccTGCCCCGGGCCGCACTCCACCTCTCCCTTTCAGCTCAAGAAGAAACTCCGCGTGCCGCTTTGCATTTCTCCCCTAGTATATTGCCCGGAAAGGCGAAGTCCTCTTCCAGCTGCCTGCGGCTGCGTGTAAAAATGCCAGTTCTAAAAACAGCAGATGTGTAATCTTTGTGAGCTTGGGATGGAAAAGGCGATTTCCCTTTTAAACGATCGATGCGGGTATCGGTGTGTGCGTGTGTTCTAAAAACagggctttcgccccgctttatatataaaacacAAATACAAAGTGCACGGCCGAACGATGCAACCATGATGAGAAAGCCCTCATCGAAACCACGACTTAGAAAGGAACAGACAACGCGCATCGGCCAAGCCATGGCCATGTCGTCGAACaggaaaaaaaaagaggaggaCCCAAGAACCACGCAGCGGTGGCCAACAACTCCCGGGCTCCCTCAGCAACGCCCTCAAGAGGGGAAAACGGCGCACCGCCGCCTCATGCTACGAAACGGACCTAGGTTTTCACCCGGACCATTGCCTGGGGAAGGAAACCTGCGACGACATCCTCAAGAGAAGAGCGGCGCCGAAGCGCAGAACTTTCACACAGTTGAACCACCAACCAAACAAGAGCTAAGCCAGACGCCGCGGAGTAGCCAAGAACTCCAGAACTAGAACTCGGCATCTCCCTAACGCGACGAAGAAGACGCCACAGCCTGCCAACACTGCACGCCTTGCCGCTCGCACGTCCGAGAGACATAGCCACCACCGCAACCCGGAGACCCGCTGGAGAGCCCACCCGAGGCCGCTGCCCCGACATCCCTCTCCGAACCACTCCCTGACGCCACAACACGCAAACGCCGCCACCAGGCCGGGATTGGGAAGCAACCACCTCCCAGCCATCCACCGAGTTCCCCTGTCGCTCGCGGGGCGAGGGAGGGAGGAGTGGAAAGGGTAAATTCCCCcggccggcggctagggtttccctaACTAAATATATTCTTTTTAAACCTCCCAAGCATATGAATACTTGGGTATTTAAGATTGCGGGTATCCGAAACTTGGCTCCCATGCTAGAGGTGAGGGAAAAGGATTGCACTTTTCGCTTTGTGATGAGGGGACTGTCTAGAAAGAACAACTATTTTAGACAGGAAATATGAGATTATAGAAATATAAATAGTACAATATCCTAGGAGAAACAGGACATCAATTTCATGTTGAAGAAGAAAAACACAGTGTATAAGACCAATATTACCAATTGCTTTTCGTACATCTAATATCACAAATTGTTATTAGTTTGTTGGGTGTGGCTGGAATCGGTCCAAATATCACACCACACATCTAGCCCGTGGTTAATCAGTTTGCTTGACCGAGCAAAGCCAGCTAGCTACCTAGGGTTTCCTCCTACTTACCACCACAAGTGATGAATGACTAATTAGTTTGGCTGTCCTTTCATGTCCTtttcttcatcttgttctaaaaGCAGACAAGGAATATGAGACTTGACTGATGCATGAGATCTTGGGAGGTTGACAATAGTGGCACCACAGTTATCATTGATGGGGCCAGCTAGAATGTGTCAAAGCATGCTCTCATGAAGTGTCAAACTTAGCCACTGTGCTTTCATCTAGTCTTTGATCTGGTTTAGACCCATCTAAAACCATGTTTATACGTGTTAACCAGAGAGGGCCATGACTTAATTCTCCCAGATATGTTCACATGAATCGGTCTATATGCCAGTGTATGAACTTGTGCGCGCTTACATGAGCAACAAGTTTTGACTTAACAAATTATAAGCATCCTTGTTTTCTGGGAATCATATCCTACATGGATGGGTGTGTAACTTGAAAGAATGTGTCTTCTAGAAAGGGAAAAAAAAGAACTTCAAAACAGGTTGAAATGTTTTCTTTTTAGCACGGGAAGCGACACGAAGGTCTGCACTATAATaacataacactagtagaaaagggggcttttaccccggttcataagggcctttagtcccggttcgggaaccgggactaaagggtcgttactaatgccctagccctttagtcccggttcttacacgaaccgggactaaaggccgtccacgtggccggtgcggggagcccaggcaggagggcctttggtcccggttggtgccaccaaccgggaccaataggcatccacgcgtcagcagctagcTAGCAGGagttgaggtttttgtttttttttgaaagggggtggtttaggggttttggggggttaatttaggtgtttcatatattgtgttagctagctaattaatagagagaagtgtcctctcttatctccgtgcttggtcgacgctacgtactatatacgtatggagaggagtagacacgctagctagtaatcaaatgaaggaaacagaagatcgtcatgaacatatgcatacagagagaagtgatatcgaccacctctccttctccgagatactggtcgaacaagttctcgtatatctatccgacactaccggctacatatatacaataattatctcttacaatacaatctcctaattaaattgtatgaacacagggtccacatagtattctccgttttcagcgatcacgtggtcaaggaagaatgccgccaattcctcttgaattcctcgcatacgatcttctgctaggagttgatcccgcttccgaaaaatctaatttgaagaagggggtcaatacatatatatatgaataaatgaaactcaacacaaatgatggtaataaaataaatttgtgaatattattgcttacgcacttcatattgttcttcagtgtagccccgctcacaggtcgtgtagcggatggactcgcaaacgtagtatccacagtaattattcccgggttcctgccacaaccactttacaagaaatagaggtcaatctaactgataagcaagcatgctaaatggtattgatcaaactagcgcttgaatcactaggagatgcgcggaacatgctactatagtacttactttcgggtgtttaaattgcagcttcttcggcagtcccggagcttttgaggtgaattttctccaaaccctgccagacaaagaaaacaattacttgatatcaggaaatgaacaaagttgctgatatggtggataatgatcgatttaacttacttctggagcatttgagtcatgttcgcatagtcctggggatcttttcgtttcgagtctaagacggttactactcccggctcaagcttaatctctaggagaatatagtggaagctgcgcatgcatgcataagtcatcaattacattaccataacctggactaataagggaaaccgaatatgcacaagacagtaacactcacttgaagttgtaaggaaagagtattatatctttgttttgatttaataccaacgattgtagcaagttggcctcggcttctttgggatttttttcaaccgtatatgcatctatgagatttgtgttaatgaacccaatatcaccgatttgtcttttcttcaattcggcgatcttcaatctgcataatatagtgaggataagtataaatacatgcaatgaaagagctgacctatatagagagacttaatgacagaagtagtactacttacagacagtagcaagtgatcgttgttttatcgagggactttagattgtaaaactggaagaaatcctcaaatggaacattcagcagttcaattccaacgaggtcatgctccggcttaactctcagcgtcaaagtactcatcccatcagactctctgcaggttttcatgtaccaatcatgtagtcttcgcatcatcgtgcttagagatctgacatctttgacgagaggcttcccgtaatggtatttgtggttgtccacctccatgatttcataatgtacatcgttgggcaggtaatctccaagattgctataaccgggcaccatcctcggatcattagcgacgatgtcttttgacaccttgagcggggggcacgattggttcgcttgttcgccgagttgggcaatttttttcccagctcgtcgttctttcatccttttatcactgacagtagttcccgaccgctccgcttcggcatatgcctttccaagaacgcgctcatagttgcctcttggcggagactttggtggttttgtcaaggcagccagagtgcgctttgctttcaccggatctaccttctcctccggaggtggatgtttgtTTGCTTtgtccccttcaaagaagttcttcacttcggctcgcacgatcttcgcgttctcctcctcggtcctctcatatggtaacttctctggagtcttcagagaaggaccgaatctgtattgcctcccgcctctggcagctgtactgctagacgccggcagagcaaacggagcggctgcggctgtcttctttccttgcttacgaggcggaggagaaggactacgacgcgccggagcagccgcagcggcggcgggtctcttccgcccttgctgacgaggcggagaaggaggaggctggctgccctggcgcgccggcgctggcggagaaggaggcggagtgccgccacgcgccggagaaggaggctgagtgccc encodes the following:
- the LOC123143272 gene encoding probable serine/threonine-protein kinase PIX13 isoform X2; protein product: MGNICGGAGKADVAADYRSCSPGTSNYKTSGSVTTSNSTTGKLSSGGSSTFMASAGSGGTSGGFDEAAAGFLEGQILEAPNLRTFTFLELKTATKNFRPDSVLGEGGFGRVYKGWVDEKTMNPTKSGTGMVVAVKKLNSESMQGYEEWQSEINFLGRLSHPNLVKLLGYCWEDKELLLVYEFMAKGSLENHLFRKGCAPLSWELRLKIAIGAARGLAFLHASEKQVIYRDFKASNILLDASYNAKLSDFGLAKLGPTGSNSHITTRVMGTYGYAAPEYVATGHLYVKSDVYGFGVVMLEMLSGKRALDPNRPNGQQSLVDWAKPYLADRRKLARLMDPQFEGQYNSKQSHQAAQLTLNCLAGEPRSRPSMKEVLETLEQIEALKSRTREARGGSGTSSRDRAHGRSAAVHQRSSPRGGSDARRGSRATNGHATKAR
- the LOC123143272 gene encoding probable serine/threonine-protein kinase PIX13 isoform X1, translated to MPFTRSRRSLDPASSRRGVSWFLLGPPFLSSAAQRRRGCCVGQDSVSGTSNYKTSGSVTTSNSTTGKLSSGGSSTFMASAGSGGTSGGFDEAAAGFLEGQILEAPNLRTFTFLELKTATKNFRPDSVLGEGGFGRVYKGWVDEKTMNPTKSGTGMVVAVKKLNSESMQGYEEWQSEINFLGRLSHPNLVKLLGYCWEDKELLLVYEFMAKGSLENHLFRKGCAPLSWELRLKIAIGAARGLAFLHASEKQVIYRDFKASNILLDASYNAKLSDFGLAKLGPTGSNSHITTRVMGTYGYAAPEYVATGHLYVKSDVYGFGVVMLEMLSGKRALDPNRPNGQQSLVDWAKPYLADRRKLARLMDPQFEGQYNSKQSHQAAQLTLNCLAGEPRSRPSMKEVLETLEQIEALKSRTREARGGSGTSSRDRAHGRSAAVHQRSSPRGGSDARRGSRATNGHATKAR